A stretch of DNA from Sphingopyxis sp. MWB1:
TGGTTGATCGTGGGCATGAATGCTTCACCTTAAATTGTCCGCCCATCAGAGCGAACGGTTACTCTACTGCGGTGGATGAAGCTCCGTCCTCTGTTCCCGCGAAATTCGCGAAAAAAGAGCCGACCTGATAACAGCAAAAGACCCCGGCCGATCGCATGATCTTCCGGAGGCTTCATCCGCGCCAGCAATGTTCAAGCGCTGTTGTGACTCGAAAACCGCGACAAGCCGCCATTTCCGAATGGGCGGGCCTGTAGCGATGAACGGGAGCCGGGTCAATGGCCGACCGCGTTTTTACACAGGAGTCCCCACGGCGCGCGCCCTTGCTTACTCTTCGTTATAAATGCCCACCTCGCGTGGACCCTCACTCGACACCCGGCCGCGATACATGCCCTCGGTATTGAAGCTGAAGCCCGAGGCGCCATCGGGGCTAATGACGATCACCCCGCCGCTGCCGCCCAATTGCTTGACCTCGTCCAATACCTCGTCTGCCGCCTGTTGAAGCGGGGTGCCCGACAAGCGCATACGCGCGCAGATTTCATGCGCGACACCGACACGGATAAAATATTCGCCCGCCCCGGTCGCCGACACAGCGCAGGCACGGTCATCGGCATAGGTGCCGGCGCCGATGATGGGCACATCGCCGATTCGGCCCCATCTTTTGCCCGTCAAGCCGCCGGTCGAAGTGGCAGCGGCCAGATGGCCGCGCCTGTCGAGCGCGACCGCGCCGACCGTTCCGAACTTCTGGTCAATATCATAGGAAGCGACGGGCTTTTCCCCCGCTTCGCGGCGCAAGAAATCCTCAATTTGCTGGCGGCGATGCGGGGTGGCGAACCAGGCCGGGTCCATCTGCTCAACGCCATGCTCCGCAGCAAAGCCATCCGCTTCGGCTCCCGTCAGCATGACATGACGTCCATCACGCAGCACCGCACGCGCTGCGGCAATGGGATGCCGGCTGGCGGTGAGCCGGGCAACCGCCCCCGCCTCGCGCGTGCGCCCGTCCATGATCGCCGCATCCAGTTCGTTGGTGCGGTCATGGGTGAAAACCGCGCCGCGCCCGGCATTGAACAGCGGCTCATCTTCCATCAGTTCAACCGCCGCCTGCACAGCATCGAGCGCGCTGCCGCCCCGCGCCAAAACGGCTTGTCCCGCCGTCAGCGCCGCATCGATTGCGGCGCGAAACGCGGCATCCTGTTCCGCCGTCATCCGGTCGCGGCGAATCGTCCCCGCGCCGCCGTGAATCACCAGCGTCCATCTGCCAGTCCCTGCCTGGGGCGCGGGCGTTTGCATCGGCGCCTCGACCCGCGCCGGGGCGGCGGCATCGGCGAAGGGTTCAGGCGCAGCGGCTTGAGCGGCAAAGGCGGCAAGAAAGGAGAGAAGCATCGCGGGCTCCACGAATTGAGGGAAGGGCGAAGCGCGGGTCGATCAATCGACGACCTTGCCGCGCGCCATCACAAAATCAACATTTTTAAGGACGCGTACATCGGCAAGCGGGTCACCGGCGACCGCAATGATATCAGCGCTCTTGCCCGGCGCGATCGTGCCAATTTCATTGGCTAGACCCAAAAGGTCGGCGGCATTGACCGTCGCGGCCTTCAGCGCTTCGACCGGGGTCATGCCATGCTGGACCATCAGTTCAAACTCGTCGGCGTTGCGGCCATGTTTCGACACGCCGGCATCGGTTCCGAACGCCACCCGCACGCCGCGCGGGACCAGCGTTTCAAGGCTTTTTCCGGTGATCGAGATGCGCCATTTGATCTTGGCCAGCACATCGGGTTCATAGGAATCGGGATTGGCGGCAAGCCGTTCCTTATAGCCGTTCACCGTCGAGAGTGTGGCCACATAATAGGTTTTCGACTTCGCCCATTGGTCGATCGTTTCGGGATCGAGGATCGTGCCATGTTCGATCGAGTCGGCGCCCGCCGCCAGCGCAAGGCGAATACCGTCGGCGCCATGCGCGTGAACCGCCACTTTTTTGCCGAACATATGCGCGGTATCGACGATGGCACGCGCTTCATCGTCGAACATCTGCTTGCCAAGCCCCGCACCGATGCGGCTGTTGACGCCGCCGGTCGAGGCGAATTTTATCACATCGGCGCCGCGCCCGATCTGCTGGCGCACCACGCGGCGGCACTCCTCCGCGCCGTTGCAGGTATTCGCCGCCCCTTCGAAATAGGGGCGCAGTTCGTCGCGAAAGCCGAGCGCACCGTCCATATGACCCGACGTGCCCGAAATCGACACACCGGCATCGACGATGCGCGGCCCCAGCACCTTGCCCGCCGCCACGGCGTCGCGCAGCGCGAGCGTCGCCCCGTCGCCATCGCCCAGATTGCGCACGGTGGTGAAGCCTGCGCGCAGCGTCTTCATGCCATTGGCCTGCGCATTGAGCGCCTGCGCTGCCGGGCTGAGCGTCACGCGTTCGAGCTGCCCCGCAATGCCGCCGGCATCGCTGGTCAGATGAACATGACTGTCGATCAGGCCGGGCAGCACATATTTATCCTTGAGATCGATCAGCGTCGCCCCCGGCGCGGCGGGCTGAAAACCGTCGACTACCGCCACAATCCGTCCATTTTCCACGATGATGGTCGATGCGCCGCGCACCGCCTTGCCCGGTTCCGCCATCAACTGGCCCGCGTGAATAACCGTGCGTGTGCTTTCTTGTGCGAGAGTAGGTGCGGCAAGCGAGACCGTCGCCACTGCAGCGGAAAGGAAGGAAAGACATTTCATTTAGGCAACCCCTGTTTTGGTATCGGGGCGCGTTAAAGCCGAAAGGCGCGCGGAGGTAAAGTCGCACGGCTTGCCCGTCCGGGCGTCAGACGATAAGCGCAGCGACATGGACCGCACCGACCATATCAATTGCTGGATCTTCGATCTCGACAATACGCTTTACCATCCGTCGGCCAGGTTGTTCGACCTGATCGACGCGCGCATGGGCGCCTTTATCATGCGTCTCTTGAATGTCGATGCGGTCGAGGCGCGGCGGGTTCAGAAACAATATTTCCATGATCATGGGACGACCATGGCGGGGCTGATGCGCCATCATGGCGTCGATCCCGAGACATTTCTGGTCGATGTCCACGGTATCGAGCTCGACCGGCTGAGCCCGTGCGAGCGGCTGCGCGCCGGGCTGACGCGACTGCCCGGACGGCGGCTGATTTTCACCAATGCCGACGCCGATTATGCGGCGCGCGTGCTGGAGGCGCGGGGGATCGCCGATCTGTTCGACGGCATTTGCGACATTCGCGCCACCCGCTATCTGCCCAAGCCCGATCCCGCGGCCTATGCCGCCATGATCGCGCATCTGGACATCGATCCGGCCGCCAGCCTGTTTGTCGAGGATATGGCGCGCAACCTTACCCCGGCCAAAGCGCTTGGGATGACCACCGTTTGGCTGGACAATGGCAGCGAAAGCGGCCATCGCGACCATCTGCCGGAGCATGTCGATTTCCATGTAAACGACATCAATGACTGGCTCGACACCTTGCCTTTATCCTGGGGGACTGCATGACGACCGACCTTATCTCGACCATCGAAGCCGCCTGGGATGCGCGCGAGACGCTGGGTGTAACGAGCAAGGGCGCCGAACGCGAGGCGGTCGAGCAGGCGCTCGCC
This window harbors:
- a CDS encoding isoaspartyl peptidase/L-asparaginase family protein gives rise to the protein MLLSFLAAFAAQAAAPEPFADAAAPARVEAPMQTPAPQAGTGRWTLVIHGGAGTIRRDRMTAEQDAAFRAAIDAALTAGQAVLARGGSALDAVQAAVELMEDEPLFNAGRGAVFTHDRTNELDAAIMDGRTREAGAVARLTASRHPIAAARAVLRDGRHVMLTGAEADGFAAEHGVEQMDPAWFATPHRRQQIEDFLRREAGEKPVASYDIDQKFGTVGAVALDRRGHLAAATSTGGLTGKRWGRIGDVPIIGAGTYADDRACAVSATGAGEYFIRVGVAHEICARMRLSGTPLQQAADEVLDEVKQLGGSGGVIVISPDGASGFSFNTEGMYRGRVSSEGPREVGIYNEE
- a CDS encoding amidohydrolase family protein — translated: MKCLSFLSAAVATVSLAAPTLAQESTRTVIHAGQLMAEPGKAVRGASTIIVENGRIVAVVDGFQPAAPGATLIDLKDKYVLPGLIDSHVHLTSDAGGIAGQLERVTLSPAAQALNAQANGMKTLRAGFTTVRNLGDGDGATLALRDAVAAGKVLGPRIVDAGVSISGTSGHMDGALGFRDELRPYFEGAANTCNGAEECRRVVRQQIGRGADVIKFASTGGVNSRIGAGLGKQMFDDEARAIVDTAHMFGKKVAVHAHGADGIRLALAAGADSIEHGTILDPETIDQWAKSKTYYVATLSTVNGYKERLAANPDSYEPDVLAKIKWRISITGKSLETLVPRGVRVAFGTDAGVSKHGRNADEFELMVQHGMTPVEALKAATVNAADLLGLANEIGTIAPGKSADIIAVAGDPLADVRVLKNVDFVMARGKVVD
- a CDS encoding pyrimidine 5'-nucleotidase, translating into MDRTDHINCWIFDLDNTLYHPSARLFDLIDARMGAFIMRLLNVDAVEARRVQKQYFHDHGTTMAGLMRHHGVDPETFLVDVHGIELDRLSPCERLRAGLTRLPGRRLIFTNADADYAARVLEARGIADLFDGICDIRATRYLPKPDPAAYAAMIAHLDIDPAASLFVEDMARNLTPAKALGMTTVWLDNGSESGHRDHLPEHVDFHVNDINDWLDTLPLSWGTA